Proteins found in one Ptychodera flava strain L36383 chromosome 16, AS_Pfla_20210202, whole genome shotgun sequence genomic segment:
- the LOC139152633 gene encoding uncharacterized protein isoform X1 has translation MCTTTFSMDSEKIPVIDFSSYRRIPGDSSETRLRLVDEVHQALTTIGFMYLKNHGIASAHVEKMFKVSRKFFSLSNDIKMKYATNVAQRDSEHGFVQTEGERLDTSIPHGDLKESFNYVNGDKEKPMPDEELPEFREILLDFYKQCTELSLTLLDIMGQGLNMDDPRLFLKTHTGVDGGDNDTTLRTLYYPSIPENLTIKEGQQRCGIHTDYGSLTLLFQDTAGGLEVMNRSGEWVSATPIEDTVLVNIGDMMQRWTSDTLKSTKHRILMPTTREAKSKERQSIAFFVLPDKDVIVKCTDNSDKYPPIKATDYLLQLLAATY, from the exons ATGTGCACAACAACATTCAGCATGGACTCCGAAAAGATTCCCGTCATCGACTTCAGTTCATATCGTCGGATCCCGGGAGACTCATCTGAAACTCGGCTTCGCCTTGTCGATGAAGTTCATCag GCGTTGACAACGATAGGTTTTATGTACCTCAAAAACCACGGGATTGCCTCAGCTCAT GTGGAGAAGATGTTCAAAGTATCACGAAAGTTCTTCTCTCtgtcaaatgatatcaaaatgaaGTATGCTACGAATGTTGCCCAGCGAGACAGTGAACATGGCTTTGTTCAGACTGAAGGTGAAAG GTTGGACACCAGCATTCCACATGGAGATCTTAAAGAATCTTTTAATTATGTCAACGGTGACAAAGAGAAG CCAATGCCTGATGAAGAGCTACCAGAATTCAGAGAGATATTACTTGACTTCTACAAGCAATGTACAGAATTAAGTTTAACGCTGTTGGACATCATGGGACAGGGCCTTAATATGGAT GATCCACGTTTATTCCTGAAAACCCATACTGGTGTGGATGGAGGTGATAATGATACAACACTCAGAACCCTTTATTATCCATCGATTCCTGAAAACCTTACCATAAAAGAAGGACAGCAGAGATGTGGAATTCACACAGACTATGGCTCTCTTACACTTCTATTTCAAGATACAGCTGGAGGCCTTGAA GTAATGAACAGGTCCGGGGAATGGGTTTCTGCCACACCCATTGAAGACACAGTACTGGTCAACATTGGTGACATGATGCAAAGATGGACAAGTGATACACTGAAATCTACG AAACATCGTATTCTGATGCCAACGACCAGAGAAGCCAAAAGCAAAGAGAGACAGTCTATTGCATTCTTTGTATTACCTGACAAAGACGTGATTGTGAAATGTACAGATAACAGCGACAAGTATCCGCCAATCAAAGCGACGGATTACCTTTTGCAACTATTAGCTGCTACATACTAG
- the LOC139152632 gene encoding N-acylethanolamine-hydrolyzing acid amidase-like, with amino-acid sequence MVPIVKLPLLVLLFVSGSFVLADKAVEAPRFVLDLDAPPEHRWSHIIDHWGKNEVQKDIDIIVKRYVPQALVPALELIAKDIDKYLPSPYKEEITGMAAYAGVNLGELVALNIIYDISAFCTSIVAQDSNGVIWHGRNLDYQFVDVLRNITLIYDAQKNGETVYTATTFLGYTGVLTGMKPNGFTVSVDQRNTGSIIDNLIELVSALLQDKSYFVSFLVRDTLLYHKYFHDAVESLAYTEIVASVYYIVGGVGPGEGAVITRNRKSAQDVWFIDTDQNRWFLVETNYDHWKPPPSHDDRRTPANKAMIQIGQDKVNDKKIYGVLSTAPLLRSSTAYTATMSASHPSVYDTWSRYVEKQKGEISPEDFKRCA; translated from the exons ATGGTACCCATCGTCAAACTCCCTCTTCTCGTCCTTCTCTTCGTCAGTGGCAGTTTTGTCTTGGCTGACAAGGCCGTTGAAGCACCGAGGTTTGTGTTAGACTTGGACGCACCACCCGAACACAGATGGTCACATATTATCGATCACTGGGGAAAAAATGAAGTCCAGAAAGATATCGACATCATCGTCAA GAGATATGTTCCACAGGCCTTGGTACCTGCACTAGAGTTGATCGCGAAGGACATCGATAAATATTTGCCAAGCCCGTACAAGGAAGAAATTACTGGCATGGCAGCATACGCCGGTGTGAATCTTGGTGAATTGGTGGCGCTTAACATAATTTATGATATCTCAGC TTTCTGTACAAGTATCGTTGCCCAGGACAGCAATGGCGTCATCTGGCATGGCCGTAACCTTGACTATCAGTTCGTCGACGTTCTTAGAAACATAACCTTGATATATGACGCACAGAAAAATGGCGAG ACGGTGTACACAGCAACTACGTTTCTTGGTTACACTGGCGTTCTGACCGGAATGAAACCCAATGGATTCACAGTGTCTGTGGATCAGAGAA ATACTGGATCAATTATCGATAATCTGATCGAGTTAGTCAGTGCATTATTGCAGGATAAATCATACTTTGTCAGTTTCCTGGTTAGAGAC ACTTTATTATATCACAAGTATTTCCACGATGCCGTTGAAAGTTTGGCGTACACAGAAATCGTCGCTTCTGTCTATTACATCGTCGGAGGAGTAGGACCTGGTGAGGGCGCTGTTATAACTCGTAACAGAAAATCAGCCCAAGACGTGTGGTTCATTGACACGGATCAAAACAG GTGGTTCTTGGTAGAGACAAACTATGATCACTGGAAACCACCACCCTCACACGACGATCGAAG AACTCCAGCAAACAAAGCTATGATACAAATCGGACAGGACAAAGTGAATGATAAGAAAATCTACGGAGTGCTGTCAACGGCTCCTCTGCTCAGATC GAGCACCGCTTACACAGCTACCATGTCAGCAAGTCATCCGTCAGTCTATGACACCTGGTCAAGATATGTTGAAAAACAGAAGGGTGAAATTTCACCAGAGGATTTCAAGAGATGTGCTTAA
- the LOC139152633 gene encoding uncharacterized protein isoform X2 has protein sequence MFKVSRKFFSLSNDIKMKYATNVAQRDSEHGFVQTEGERLDTSIPHGDLKESFNYVNGDKEKPMPDEELPEFREILLDFYKQCTELSLTLLDIMGQGLNMDDPRLFLKTHTGVDGGDNDTTLRTLYYPSIPENLTIKEGQQRCGIHTDYGSLTLLFQDTAGGLEVMNRSGEWVSATPIEDTVLVNIGDMMQRWTSDTLKSTKHRILMPTTREAKSKERQSIAFFVLPDKDVIVKCTDNSDKYPPIKATDYLLQLLAATY, from the exons ATGTTCAAAGTATCACGAAAGTTCTTCTCTCtgtcaaatgatatcaaaatgaaGTATGCTACGAATGTTGCCCAGCGAGACAGTGAACATGGCTTTGTTCAGACTGAAGGTGAAAG GTTGGACACCAGCATTCCACATGGAGATCTTAAAGAATCTTTTAATTATGTCAACGGTGACAAAGAGAAG CCAATGCCTGATGAAGAGCTACCAGAATTCAGAGAGATATTACTTGACTTCTACAAGCAATGTACAGAATTAAGTTTAACGCTGTTGGACATCATGGGACAGGGCCTTAATATGGAT GATCCACGTTTATTCCTGAAAACCCATACTGGTGTGGATGGAGGTGATAATGATACAACACTCAGAACCCTTTATTATCCATCGATTCCTGAAAACCTTACCATAAAAGAAGGACAGCAGAGATGTGGAATTCACACAGACTATGGCTCTCTTACACTTCTATTTCAAGATACAGCTGGAGGCCTTGAA GTAATGAACAGGTCCGGGGAATGGGTTTCTGCCACACCCATTGAAGACACAGTACTGGTCAACATTGGTGACATGATGCAAAGATGGACAAGTGATACACTGAAATCTACG AAACATCGTATTCTGATGCCAACGACCAGAGAAGCCAAAAGCAAAGAGAGACAGTCTATTGCATTCTTTGTATTACCTGACAAAGACGTGATTGTGAAATGTACAGATAACAGCGACAAGTATCCGCCAATCAAAGCGACGGATTACCTTTTGCAACTATTAGCTGCTACATACTAG